A section of the Citrobacter farmeri genome encodes:
- a CDS encoding DUF4405 domain-containing protein — protein MTLLLLVLMGFHLHGEIVHEWAGIIFTLLIMLHLYLNRHRLWSLSPNIPLTMQRVNRVINAVTFVVILSAIISGMMLSRHILLALPFHNPANWVRKVHMTSVHWGMLILALHIGLHWKMLATFFCRILSISGNSHLANIIMPGVFSLIALLGLYGLLNTDYLDYLLIKVDFSFFDYDESALVFYFRYLAIIVLFALMTRLLLWFLIFRKCNAMSPQ, from the coding sequence ATGACGTTACTTCTGCTGGTGCTGATGGGATTTCACCTTCACGGTGAAATCGTACATGAATGGGCGGGGATTATTTTTACGCTGCTCATCATGTTGCATTTATACCTTAACCGACATCGACTATGGTCACTGTCACCGAATATTCCGTTAACCATGCAGAGAGTTAACAGGGTCATTAACGCAGTGACGTTCGTTGTTATCCTGAGCGCTATTATCTCTGGCATGATGCTGTCCCGACATATTCTTCTGGCGCTACCGTTCCACAACCCGGCGAACTGGGTCAGAAAAGTACACATGACGTCGGTCCATTGGGGAATGCTCATTCTGGCGCTGCATATCGGGTTGCACTGGAAAATGTTGGCAACGTTTTTCTGCCGGATCCTGAGCATATCCGGCAACTCACACCTTGCAAATATCATTATGCCAGGTGTTTTTTCGCTCATCGCACTACTGGGATTGTACGGATTACTGAACACGGACTATCTCGATTATTTGCTGATAAAGGTCGATTTTTCCTTTTTCGATTACGATGAATCTGCCCTTGTTTTTTATTTCCGCTACCTGGCCATTATTGTTTTATTTGCATTAATGACGCGCCTTTTGCTTTGGTTTCTTATATTTAGAAAATGCAATGCGATGTCACCCCAATAG
- a CDS encoding (R)-mandelonitrile lyase has protein sequence MIRHLRHLGLLLPLFTFSSWAAEQNPTVHIAPAGSQNAVYGPAENFTGRVRVDPLFKPDNDIRVSGAYVTFEPGARSAWHTHPAGQRLIVTSGVGLTQQEGQPVQVIRAGDVVSCPAGVKHWHGAAPGSAMTHLAITGIVDGKSVNWKELVTDEQYHAH, from the coding sequence ATGATCAGACATTTACGTCACCTCGGGCTGTTACTGCCCCTCTTCACATTTTCATCCTGGGCAGCGGAGCAAAATCCCACGGTCCATATCGCCCCCGCAGGAAGTCAGAACGCGGTATATGGGCCCGCCGAGAACTTTACCGGTCGCGTCAGGGTTGACCCTCTCTTCAAACCGGATAACGACATCCGTGTTTCCGGGGCTTATGTCACCTTTGAGCCCGGCGCTCGTTCCGCCTGGCATACGCATCCGGCAGGTCAGCGGCTGATTGTGACCTCGGGGGTTGGGCTCACCCAACAAGAAGGCCAGCCGGTGCAGGTTATCCGCGCCGGTGACGTTGTCTCTTGCCCGGCGGGCGTCAAACACTGGCACGGGGCGGCACCCGGCAGCGCGATGACGCATCTGGCGATAACCGGGATTGTGGATGGCAAAAGCGTTAACTGGAAGGAGTTAGTGACAGATGAACAATACCACGCCCATTAA
- a CDS encoding carboxymuconolactone decarboxylase family protein has translation MNNTTPIKALAAAVLLTFGFGLAAHAAPVSKGASEMNHQQTVSDTLSARQQAIPLIAASMASSQMDKLNAALNQGLDAGLTINETKEILVQLYAYTGFPRSLNGLSELMKVVEARKQRGIKDVEGKEPVAPIPVGDELRRVGTANQTKISGALVQGPLFDFAPVINQFLQTHLFGDIFARDNLDWQSRELATVGALAATPGVESQLLSHTRASMRVGLTAAQLCQLAQVLREHGESDAATRAEKALQQALSNK, from the coding sequence ATGAACAATACCACGCCCATTAAAGCATTAGCGGCAGCGGTACTGCTGACCTTTGGTTTTGGTCTCGCGGCACATGCTGCGCCCGTCAGTAAAGGAGCCTCAGAAATGAACCACCAACAAACGGTTTCCGATACACTGTCAGCCCGCCAACAGGCCATCCCGTTGATTGCGGCATCGATGGCCAGCAGTCAGATGGATAAGCTGAATGCCGCCCTGAATCAGGGTCTTGACGCAGGACTCACGATAAACGAAACCAAAGAGATTCTCGTCCAGCTTTATGCCTATACGGGCTTTCCCCGTAGCCTGAATGGGCTTAGTGAACTGATGAAGGTCGTCGAAGCACGTAAACAACGAGGTATCAAAGACGTTGAGGGTAAAGAACCGGTTGCCCCGATCCCTGTCGGGGATGAGCTTCGCCGCGTTGGTACCGCAAACCAGACAAAAATCTCAGGAGCTCTCGTCCAGGGTCCGCTGTTTGATTTTGCCCCGGTCATTAACCAGTTCCTGCAAACGCACCTTTTCGGCGACATTTTCGCCCGCGATAACCTCGACTGGCAAAGCCGCGAGCTGGCAACGGTTGGCGCATTAGCGGCCACGCCGGGCGTCGAATCACAACTGTTGTCGCATACGCGAGCCAGCATGCGGGTCGGCCTGACGGCAGCGCAGCTGTGCCAGCTGGCACAGGTTCTGCGTGAACATGGCGAAAGTGATGCAGCAACGCGAGCTGAAAAGGCGCTGCAGCAGGCGCTCTCAAACAAGTAG